Part of the Spinacia oleracea cultivar Varoflay chromosome 5, BTI_SOV_V1, whole genome shotgun sequence genome, TGTGTTGTACTTATTATGTAGGGTTATACACAATTTTCCCCATCAGTGTGTGTGTAGTACTTATGACGTAGGTTGTTTTGTACCTATAGTATAAGAACTTAGTTAGGCACTAGCTTAACTACGGCGTAGTATTTATCGGCATAGTATTCATCACCATGACTTATTTAGTTATTAGGTTTGGGTAGATTTTTCTATCCTACTTCTATGGCGTAATAGTAACAGGTAAGTTATTTGTTGTTCTTCAGACATTGCCTACCTTTAGCTCGTCGGAAATGTAATAGGTGTATTTTATAGTTTCAACCTAGGCGGCGCTGCCTTCCATGTAATATTTTGCGGATGATGCTTTTCGTATTAGTAGTCTTATTCTTATTCTTCATACGTATTATTCGTCTTTATTTTTTACAACAAAGTAACCGCAAAAACACTAACACAAAACCGCAAAAACACTAACACAAATACTGTTAAATATAGCAAACACGAAGTAGGGTACCAAATTACCGAATTATACATGGTTTAGTACATAGCAAACACGAAGTAATTCAGAGTTCTGTGTCAATTATGAAAATTCAGTTTACGAAAGTATCTAAAGTAACCTTATTTAAGTTACGACATCCTGTAAACCCCAAATTGGGTTACAAATTAAATCATATGGTTACAGAGGAATGCACATATGGTAACACGCCATAATTCAGACTTATTGGATGGAAGTCAATCAACTTCAAATAACGTACCACAAAGGTAGATTTATTGGGTGGATTTCACCATGGAAATCAATTCTAATTCTTCGTAAGGTCATGACAACCGAGCAGGTCTTGAGTGAATACTGGATTACCACTGGCGCCATGTGTAGAATGCGTTCCACACCCACCCTGATTGACTAAAAAACCCGGATTGGACTGCAACAAGTGTTTAGTAGTTGGTTGATAACTACGATGATCCCCATGGGAGGTTTCGTTCACAACCTGGAAACTATGCCGGTGCTGGTTATGATTTGCAGGCATATAATGAGTCCCGGCCTCTTGATAATTTCCACCTCTGTTGCTGCTGTTACTGGTGAAGTAACGAATGGAACCAGCATTCTGGGACATTTGCGACATCTGAGATATTTGCACTCCACTCAAGTTTTGCGACATTTGCACACCATTAATGTTCTGGGACATGTGTAAACCGGATCGGTTTTGGGCAATTGGACCACCAGATATGTTTTGTGACATTGATATACCACAACGGTCTTGGGACAAAAGTACGTCACCACCCTCCGGGGTCATACGAATCCCACCCACAGACATGCGAATTTCTGTCTGTCCTGAGGGAAACAAATTTGTGGCAACAACTCCACTTACTCTTCCGGATGACTGTATACATGTCAAACGCTAATAAATACAAGGTAAATGTTGTTGACGGTTAATAAACATTTAATAACATGAGTGGTACAAAAGGACACGaaaaaaatcacctgaaactgTTGAACAGATACCCCATTGTTGTAGTTCTGCTGAGGGTATACCATAGTCCCCCTTACTTGCCCAGCCATTTGAGGCGGGTAATCAGCACTATACCCCTGGAAATATCACAAACTCAAATCAATATGTGTTTAAATAGAATATCACAAACTCACATCAATATTTGTTTAAGTTTAATTTGTAGCGTATGTGATTCACTCACACATTGATCGTGGGATCCCCAACCAGGATGGAAGGTGTTTGGCGGCTGCACGTAGTTGTGTTGAGGAAGGCAAGTGTTCTGACAATTGCTGGTTTCTGGAAAGTCTTGTGGTACAACACTCTTGTTTTTCCTGACTTGCTTCCTTGCGGAGTTTTTATTCTCACCTGGTTGTAAAAATCTTTTTTCACGAGTCCTGTGAGCCTTTAAACCACCTCGCGGAACAGGATCTTTAACCATAATAGGGGGGGGGTAAGTGTGGTAGTATCATCCCCAACGCTGTTTGGAGGTTTGTTAACGGAGCCTGGTGTCGTAGGACCAACAATCGCCATCCTGTTCCCCCCGGAAGTCAGTGCACCAGATTCGTTATCACCAAATGCTGAAAGAGCATCACTCTCATCAAGACGTAACACAATATTCATAATACCTtctatgaccaaatccaacttcTGCTCGGAAAGTGATCCACGGAGGGCAGCAGGTTCCACCGCATTCATAATCCGGTCATAGCGCTTAACTTCTTCTGTTTTCTCGGGATCATGATAAGCAACCTTCACAAGAGTGTGCTTGCGTTGTATATCTTTCCTCCATCGGTCAACTATATATCCAACAGGCACATTTTCCACATCCTCCACGTCCAACACCTTAATGATGTGCCTACACATAATGCCGTGGCACTCGAAATGTTTGCAGTCACACTTTGCAAAAGAGGTCTCCTTGTTGAACAGCACGACGTATATACGCTTCCGGCCTGCCAAAGATATTTCCTTTCTCAAGAACTTGGACCATACCCATACTTTGTCAGAcaccgtatgctcaacctccacATCAGAAACTACTTTCGAAGTAATAGGTGTTACGTAACATACCCGCATACATTGGATCTGGACTTCAACGAACTTCGCATCCGTATATAGTTTCTGGAACTTCCTCTCCACAGCAAACTCTCCAACCAAAGACCGAGTAAAACGACAACAGTTCACATCAGCAGCTTTTTCATCATTGGCCCTACTTTCCATGGCCTTGCAGTACCTAGGAGCAAACTGATATAATCTCGTATTCTTCTTCAAGTACCCGTCGAAGAAACTGTTAATACTCTCAACCCTCTGAGTCGTCTGCATCCCCGCCCAAAAAATATGCTTCACATATGCAGGTATCCACATTTCTCGCTGATTATACAACCCTATACATTTAAAAAAGGTCATTAGGTAAATTAACAACAAAGGAATTGAACATGAAAGACATTCTCACCAAAGACAATGCCATATATGAAATACCAACCACATTGCACATGTAAATCAAATTTTTATTGCAGTTTGGTACATAATTAAATGAAAACGTGTACCCATCTAAAATGTTATCGCGGTTTCGTATGATGTATACTTTATCATATCACGATTAGAATTAAAAGTAGTACCAAACAATGAAAAATACCTACTAGCCACTTGTAGCTTTCCTTAGCCTCCTTCAGCTTGAAAGTTTCCACCACTTCAGCCCAACCTTCTTCGAATTCAACAGGGGTCAAACTGTTGTATATGACATTCTGTAGGGCAACTTTTATTTGGGGAAAATCAGTCATCGAACCCAATTTTCGGCTGAACTTCTGCATAATATGCCACATACACCAACGATGTCTGGTTTTAGGCATTGGCATTGCTATTCTAATTGCCTTCCTCATAGCCGCATCCTGGTCGGTCATAATAGCAGCGGGAGCTTTACCCCCCATACAAGACAACCATGCCCTAAAGAGCCAAACGAACGTTTCCGCGGTTTCATGAGACACTAATGCACATCCAAGCAAAATTGTTTGCCCATGGTGATTCACCCCAACAAAGTTCGAAAATGGCAACTCATACTTGTTTGTCAAGTACGTGGAGTCAAAACAAACCACATCCCCAAAGTACTCATACGCGGCTCTGCTACGAGCATCAACCCACATTACATCCTGCAACTTCCCTGTTTTATCAAGCCGGTGCAGATGGAAAATTTTTTGATTATCCTTTGTCATTTTATCTAAATAATTTATCATCGCAACAGCATCCCCATCTCGTAGCCTTAATCGCATCCTCCTATTCAAAATATTATGCACGTCTTTTTTCATAAAACCAATATTCTCTACACCATTCCTTCTTCCCGCTAAGTTATTGAAAATCTGAGCCACAAGTGCACCTGAATCGTGATCATTTTCAATCTGTTTCAGGATTGTCTGAGTAATTTTCCTGACCCGGAACATGGAAATATGGTTGGACTTGGTAGGAGTGGGAATGTGGTTCAAATGTTCAGTAACAACACTCTTCACAACCCATAAATTCTCTTTGGTCCGAGCCCCATATAGCATAACAGGGCAACTACACTTCTTCGTCTTCCTCTTAAGAATTGGTTCCTCTGCGCAGGTAACTACCCTGCCATTCACCATCTGCCGGTATTTTGGCCTTCCATGACACTCACACCGCCAAACATAGGTCCTCAGGGAATTCGATTTGCCCGTTTCACTGTCTTTCACCCCGCTCTTATTCCCTCCCATACACACTACACCAAAACCTTGTTGCTCCCCATAGGATTGAAAATAGTTATTCAATGCTTCCCAATTAGCAAAAGCCATTCCAACAGAAGGGGTCGGTAGAACGGGACCTTTGTTCCGCTTCGTAGGAGTTGTATACAAATCTGCGTTAATGGTTGAAACCCCATCTCCATCACCAGGGAATCCAATGTCTCCATCCTCCATACAAGTAGTGTTTCGCCCCACTCCCATTTCTCCGGATTCATCATAATTATCATCATTAACCTCATTCAGGTCATCATCATTTTCAATACACAAATCTTCATCTAATTCATCTCCTTCATCTAATGCTTCATCATAATCATCCACAACATCATCCTCGTCATCTTCCCAACGTTCTTCACCAACTTCTACCTCCTCAACTCCACCATCTTCAGACTCTACACCATCACC contains:
- the LOC130461682 gene encoding protein FAR1-RELATED SEQUENCE 6-like; the encoded protein is MRTSKEGEGVVGSKRRLQLNQVLELDGEEELLDDVGEYCSDDGFDEDDGVGDGVESEDGGVEEVEVGEERWEDDEDDVVDDYDEALDEGDELDEDLCIENDDDLNEVNDDNYDESGEMGVGRNTTCMEDGDIGFPGDGDGVSTINADLYTTPTKRNKGPVLPTPSVGMAFANWEALNNYFQSYGEQQGFGVVCMGGNKSGVKDSETGKSNSLRTYVWRCECHGRPKYRQMVNGRVVTCAEEPILKRKTKKCSCPVMLYGARTKENLWVVKSVVTEHLNHIPTPTKSNHISMFRVRKITQTILKQIENDHDSGALVAQIFNNLAGRRNGVENIGFMKKDVHNILNRRMRLRLRDGDAVAMINYLDKMTKDNQKIFHLHRLDKTGKLQDVMWVDARSRAAYEYFGDVVCFDSTYLTNKYELPFSNFVGVNHHGQTILLGCALVSHETAETFVWLFRAWLSCMGGKAPAAIMTDQDAAMRKAIRIAMPMPKTRHRWCMWHIMQKFSRKLGSMTDFPQIKVALQNVIYNSLTPVEFEEGWAEVVETFKLKEAKESYKWLVGLYNQREMWIPAYVKHIFWAGMQTTQRVESINSFFDGYLKKNTRLYQFAPRYCKAMESRANDEKAADVNCCRFTRSLVGEFAVERKFQKLYTDAKFVEVQIQCMRVCYVTPITSKVVSDVEVEHTVSDKVWVWSKFLRKEISLAGRKRIYVVLFNKETSFAKCDCKHFECHGIMCRHIIKVLDVEDVENVPVGYIVDRWRKDIQRKHTLVKVAYHDPEKTEEVKRYDRIMNAVEPAALRGSLSEQKLDLVIEGIMNIVLRLDESDALSAFGDNESGALTSGGNRMAIVGPTTPGSVNKPPNSVGDDTTTLTPPLLWLKILFREVV